From the Papaver somniferum cultivar HN1 chromosome 2, ASM357369v1, whole genome shotgun sequence genome, the window AGAATGCTCGCACTCCTTTCATTTCAGTTGCATCAATAGAAACCAGGTTTGCCCAACTTGTGATACTAAGTGGAAGGATATGCCAACCATTGGCCCTGCACCAGCTCCAATACCGCCACCTATTCCTCCACTAATAGGTTTTGGTTTTGATCCAACTGGTGACTCACAGATTATATCTGCCGAATGGGAGGATACTCAAGCCACATTATGGCCATGGAATCCTTCACAAACAAATGTTATTGATGATGATACCATAGGTCTCATGGAAATCCCATTTTGTGAGCCACTTGACTTCAATGATGATGATCCCATAGATTTCATGGATTTCCTATCTTCTGAGTCACTTGTCTTGAATGATGATGATCCCATAGATGTCATAGATTTCCCATTTCCTGAGCCACTTGTCTTCAATGACGATGATCCCCTAAACTTCCAACCCAACTCTTCCTCGGATAACATATCTGCTGATCCTTTGAGTGGACTGACACAAGCCACATTATGGCCATGCATTCCTTCACCAACAAATTTTAATCCGTTCATTACATCACATTTCCCATCTTCTGAGCCACTTATCTTCAATGATGACGATCCCCTAGATGTCCAATCCAAGATTTCCGATTGTAACATTTCTATTGGCAGGTCCATAGATATCAAAACACACACTGAATTCCCAGCTGTTCCGCGGTCAGTTTCACAAGAAAACTTCCATATACTTGTCAATCTCAAATCTAGTGTTACTGGTACTGATCAGGTTAATAGTGATATGACTTTCCGTGCACCAATTGACCTCGTGTCGGTTCTTGATATTAGTGGTAGCATGACAGGTACAAAAATTCAGTTGTTAAAGCGAGCCATGAGGTTTGTGATAGACAACCTTGGCCCTTCTGACAGATTATCTGTAATTAGCTTCTCATCTCAAGCCCGTCGCCTCTTCCCCCTTCTCCTCATGACTGGTTCCGGTAAGCAACATGCACACTACAAGCTGTGAATTCTTTGGTTGCTGATGGTATGACGAACATCATAGAAGGACTCAAGAAGGGCACAAAGGTTATTGCAGATCAAGAACACAAAAATCATGTCTGTAGCATCATGCTGCTATCTGACGGGCAGGATTCTAACACAAAGACTATCAACCTTAAAGAAATTTCAAGGTTAGGAATTCCAGTTCATACATTTGCATTTGGCGCTGACCATGATCCCATCATGTTGCACTCGATCGCAGAGGGTTCCAAGGGAACTTTTTCTTTTATTGAAGCTGAGGGATTAATACAAGATGCATTTGCTCAATGTATTGGTGGTCTCCTGAGTGTAGTTGTGCAAGACTTGAAAGTACACATCCAATCGCTTGACCCTTATGTTTCTATTAGTCATTTAAAAGCAGGTAGTTATTCCACTTGTTTGACAGGAGATAACCAAACAGGATCTGTCGCCATTGGGGATTTGTGTGCAGATGAAGAGAGGGATTTTCTCGTGCTTGTTAACATTCCAGTTGTAGCAGATGGAAATTCCAACGATCAGATGAAGTTGCTTAGTGTCTGGTGTGTTTACAAAGATCCTTTTACTAAAGAATCTGTTACCACTGAAGCTATAGAAGTGAAATTTCGGAGACCCGAAATGGTTAATGAAGAAGATATGGTTGTTTCTATTGAGGTTGATAGGCAGAAGAACCGATTGCAGGCCGCTGAGGAAATGAGTAATTCGCATGCCGCTGCTGAGAGGGGTGATCTCCCCGCCGCATGGTCTGTAATTGATGGTTGTAGGATGCAGTTATCAGAAACTGCCTCTGCACATGCGGGTGACAAATTATCTGTTCATTTAGATTTTGAGCTTCAAGAGGTGCTATCAAGGATGGAAACCAGGAAATATATGAATCAACAGGAAGgggatatctactttcagaaatATGTTCATAGGAGAGTCAAAAAGCTACAGCTCGAGGAGATTCTACTGAGAGCATTTACCAGACAGCTTCGATGAGTAAAATGGTTCAACAATCTCGTGCATTTGTTCCAAACCCACTTGCACATAACTTAGCTACAGTCTCCAGCTCCTCCACTTCACTTTTGAGTACACTTCCAATGACATCTAATGGTGGCGGAGGTGGAGGCACTGCAGATGATGGTAATAAGGCTTCCAATGGCATCTAGTGGTAGTAGTAGTAGTATTAGTAGTAGTGTTACGTTCTTTAATAGTGGTGGTTTCATTGGTTTTTACTTCTCTGGATGGTTACTTCAGTGTGATTCCTGTTTTGTGGAGTGCCGTTTTATGGGTATAACCGTTTTCtgctttatttttcttcttcttgtccaTGACAAAAATTTGTGATGTTTTTTCCTCCTCTGTCGGTAAAATGCATATCTATGTGCAGCTTAAAGCACAATGGTGGTGAACTACAttatatattttgaatagaaGCTGAAATACTGTGTATTTGTCTTCTGGTAACTAATTTCTTAAAGATATGAGAGCTGCCCATTAATAAAATGCTGGGGATCAGACTGCTTACCTCCAATTTCGCAATGGGTACTGATGGACAGAGCAATTTTTGGTCTTGAAAACATTCCTCTATTATGAACCATGATTCCAGTGAGTTGCTATGATTTGATTTGAACAGTGTACACTGGAGCATAGAAcactagttaaaaaaaaaaaacaatggtcTGTTAAACCATCAAGTTGATAGAAACAACAGAGATTGAATCAGACCAAGAGACAGCAAGAGTCAATCAAGAAATGCACTAAAGATTAAAGGATGGAATCATGGTTTCACCAAATGTTGCAAAAATGATAAACATGATTCATAAAAAGCATTCAACAGTACTACATTAACCACATTATATAGCAATACATATCAAACTCATGGCTTAGCACTCAAGTCAAAATCCTTCAAAGTCTCCCCTAAttacatcaaaacaaaaaaagcATCCTGAACTAAACACACCCAATTTGATCTAGCAGCATCAAATCTCAGGCTTTGGCTGGAGAACAACACTAATGACATTCTCAACATTTACTTGATAGCCACAAGCTTTAGTCCCATTTCTAGCCAAGACAATTTTCCCTTCTCTTTTCCTCCTATCTTTAAAATTAGGTCCACAGTCATCAAAATCTGGGTATGCCTCACCTTCTTTCAACTGAGATTGATCTTGCATCCATGACCCATAACCCActtttctcatatcaatcaaaaCATTCCCTTCACTAACCACTGGCTTTTCATTCTCACCACCATTATACTCAACAATGACATTGCCATGATCCGACTTACTATTCATACTTGCAGGTAGTCTATCATTCCAACAACTAAATGCAGTATGACCAATAATACCACAAGAGAAACACATATAAGGCAATTCCTCATAAACAAAAGACGCCCAcaacaccttatcatcatcagcagcagcatcatTTTTAGGAAGAGATAACCAACACCCACTAATCACTCTTTTCTTCACATTAACATTAACCTTGATTCTCAAAAGAACAGatctttcaatttcattttcattattctcttcaacTTCAACTTGCAAAGCTTCTCCAGCACCAAATACGTTCCCAATATCAAAACCCATTTCTCTAGACATCAACTCAACAGGAACACCATGAGCTTGAATCCAAAAGGGACAAAGTATGAAATATCTCCAATGACAATGGAACATAAGGACGACACCATTCCTCTAACACAAGAAGATAACCCTGATAACCCAGTAcccatggtctttcatccatgACCCATTGCTTATCTAATGGATCTTTGAAACTGAAACGTAAAAACCCATCTTGAAGCTCTCTAATGGAGTAGTCTTTGGAAGGGATATAACCTCTCCATGCTTTTCTTATATCTCTGATTGCTTCTTCCATGGCTTCTTCAACTTCATTTTATTTGTCTCTTGGGTTGTTTAGTACTTTTCCGATGAGACTTACTCGGGGTTTACGTGTCTTcttaggaggtggtggtggattgCTTATGGTTTCTGATTCTTCAGTGTTGAAGAAATTATCATCCATTACACAATCCATGGCGGTAGAGGTAGAGGTAGGGGTGGTGGAGTGGTGGGGATGTGAAAATGGAGTCAGGTGGTTTGCAGTTAAGTTTTTATAATGGTCTTTAAGGATCATTTGACTGATTAAATGCCCTCTGAGAAGTTACAGCTGACAGCTGTAAGTTTACACGGCGGTAAAATCTAGTTCTAAAGATTTTTACGTACGTGGGTAATAATGAACCGCACACGATTAGAGTCTAGAGTCTCTCTAGACTATGGGGAAGTGATGTGATGTTGAATGTCTAGGATTGATGGGTCAAACTGCCACAGACGTGCTGCCTGCAAGTGAAGGTACAGGGCACAGTCTCACAGATCAAGGGAAGTGTGTAGAGGAAGCTTTGCTAAAAGCAGCGTTGACCACTTGACATTCCTTGACCAAATGAATTGCAGTCCAAATTGTTTTTAACAATTTTACTAGTGCAAAACaatgaaccaaaaagaaaatgGCACCGAGAAAAATCTTCATCATGGCATCATCTGGTCATGGATGTGGATTAGTAAATCAGTCATCATTCACTTAGGGGTTTCAATTTTGCTCGCATATCAGAAAATGGCCAGCTGATCTTTTTTGGCAAAGGAACCAAGGAAATTGTCTTTTGAGTTTTGAGTGGAGTTGGGCTTGGGAGGACAATGTACCCAAACATTTTTCTTCATCAGTCTTGATTAGCTAGACTGAGTTGGAAAACTCATAAAAATTGAAGGCATGAGATTAGAGATTCCACAAGTTCAACGCTACAATGAATATAGTACGCACATTGGAATCTCACTGGTAAACCATACCGCCTATTCCCCATCCATATCCCTCCCACGTCTTACCATAGTCATTTTAGAAAGAAGAATGGCTCAGTATACATAAACATGACCGTGGACGATAGTAGCCAGAGAGAAAACTACGTACTATTAATACCTGTTAAGTGGAAATGACATTCCATGCGAAGCCAAAATAATTACAATCTTAGAGCAAAACTAACAAAATAGGAGAATCCATTAATTCTTAGAcatccataaaagaaaaagaaaactagaaATCTATGCACATTAAATATCCAATACTTCATCACATCCTAATACCATCCTTCTAATCAAATACTTGCCTTACTAAATTTATTCATCTACAGAACCTAAAAACACTATATAAAATGTCTCCATctactaggaaaataaaaaggAGAACCTTACTAGACAAGTGAAGATGGAAATAAGAGGCAGCATTAACCAGTAGTATGAGATCTGGCCACCATGTTTTCCATTGACTTTGTCTGGTAGACATGAACAAAGCCCGAGCTATCACTATCTCCTCGTGTTGTTGCCCTTTGCCCGGAATGTGAACTCATTCCAGAAAGAACATAAGCCCTCCCAGATGACTCATATATTTGCATGTTCTGCATTCTTGATCGTATCTCTTTGAGCTCTGAATCTAATGCTGCACATAATTGGTTACCAGCACGTGCAGAAGTTGTTTCTGAGAGCTCCTTTTGACAACTCTCCAGGATAGACCATGCACCAGATAGGTCACCCCTCTCAGCAGCCTCACGTGAATCTGACATTGCCTTAGTAGCTCGAAGCCTGCATTTCTCTCGGTCTACCTCAACAGACACAACAACAAATCCTTCTTCCCCGGTCTCAGGTCTCTGGATTTTGACTTTCTTAACTGCTGTACTCTTGATTTGTTTTGAGAAAGGGTCTTTGTAAATGCACCCCACATGAACTAATTCTGTCTCAGTACTGGAGTCTTCATTTCCTACTGTTGGAACATTTAGCAAGACGAGAAAATCCCTCTCTTCATTTTCATACAAATCTCCAACATCGATGAATCCAGTTTGATTCATATCTGTTAGCCGCATAGAATAACTACCTGCGTTAAGTGGGCCAAGACATATATCAGGATGCACACACTGGACATGTACCTGAACATCCTGCAAAACAACACTAAGAAGTCCACCGATGCACTGAGCAAAAGCATCTTGTATGAACCTCACAGCTTCAACAAAAGAAAATGTGCCCTTGCAGGTCTGGGAAATTGAGTGTAACAAGACAGGATCATGGCTAGAACCAAAACCAAATGTATGCACAGGAACCTTAATCGTGGTTAATTTTGTTGAGATTGCCGTTTCTTTAGATGTGTCTTTCCCATCAGATAAAAGCATGATACTACAAAACGGATTCTTTTCTTTTCGTGAATCAATCACTGAAGCACCCATTCTTAGTCCATTAAGAATATGGGTCCCACTACCGGTTGCCAAGGAGTTCACAACTAACAGTGCATGCTGCTTTCCCGAGTGGGTCATCAGACGGAGAGGTAAGATGCGTCTGGCGTAAGATGAAAAAGTAACTATAGACAACCGGTCAGAAGGGCCAAGGTTCTCTATCACAAACCTCATTGATCGCTTTAACAACTCAATCTTGGATCCCCTCATACTACCACTTACGTCAAGAACTGTGACAAGGTCAACTGGAGCACGACAACTTTGTGACATATGTGCATCATCATTGTCTTGCTTAATATGAGTAACAAGAGCTTTAAGATTAATCAGAACACTGAAGTTTTCTTTATGAATTGATCGTTGAACAGCTGACATTTCTGGGTATGTTTGAAAATCAATGTACGGGGAGCTGTTAGAGGGAAACTGAGATTGTGGATCCAAGGGATCTTCAATGACCAACAAGTTCCCAGATTTTGGGTCTAAGACACTCGACCCAAAAGTTTCGAGATTTTCAGGCCAATAATTTTCCATGTTTGTTCTCACCCTTTTATGAGAGAGATCAGTAAAATTAGCACCTTCTAAAGGACTAATCATCCAATTGGGTAAACCATTAAACGAAGGATGGAAATTAGCACCCTGTAAAGGACTAACCTTCCATTTGGCTTGGCAAATCATGCAGTTCTGGTTGCCACTCTTGGCATTCGAAACCACACATAAGAAATGAAAGCAATGAGAGCATTCTGCAGTGAACATGGGCTTCCCATCTCCTACTTCTATGGCACCGTTGCATATAACACAAGTCATCTGCATACACATCAAACACAGAACAAAGTAAGAAATCAAAGCCAGCGACAATAACAAGGATTGTAACAATTAAATTAGAGCTAAAAATGGGAAGAAAGTTGAGCCAAGAATTATATGCTAATTTCAATCCATCTACTTTTACTTTTAGAATCAAGAAGCACCATTTAAGATAGTTTATGATGATCGATGGTAAAAACATCAAAGATCAGAGGAAAAAACTCAACTTTTTCATGTCAAATTATTTCGATCAAGAGTTAAAGATACCATCAACAGTACTAATACACCCAAACAATCAAATAcccaaaaaccctaacttcaagaTCATGCAAAAATACACAATCAATTCAAACGATCaaatatttttcttgattattgaaTTATACTCACCATATCTGCTATGACAAATCTTTACGAGATGATCACCTCTAAAGAGTACTCCGAGGAGCGAAAGGAACTAATAATATAATAAAGAGAACAAGAACGTCAGTCATAAAAGACTTTTGAAGGGAGAGGGGTATTTTTGTCAACTATCATACCATTATCCGGGCACTGGGCAGGGCCCTGTAAATTGATTTGGACGGCTgactttttcttaaataaatggtTCATACTTCATAGTACAGTTTGGGTTACGGTCTACCCGACAACCGAGAACCGAAGCTCGTTTTCCAGTAACAAGTACGAAGTCGAGCGAAGATAAACTGCGTAACGATCTTATTTTCAGAAATGCGGTTAAAGTTTTCACACCGGCTGCCTGCAAGCTTAGGCGCAACCTACCCAATGGTAGGAGTAATCCTTAACACATTCAGTGTCGTGTTGTGATGAACAGGGAGTGAGCACACCACTCTAATTGGGCTTACGTATTCACGACCGTTAGAGTAGTATATTCACTTTATCCCTTCCCAGAAAGCAGAGCAAGTCTGCCAACTGGTGATTTTACAAGTTCGCATGCTGAGGGTATGACCATCGTCTAAGTTGACCATGATGACTGGCCCATACACATGAACAAGAATCCATGTATACGGCTTACCACCCAGATGGGCATGTCACCAGATGCTGATGCAACGACGTTTTAACGCTCAACATTGTTGAAGGGTCCGGTAGTCTGGTCATTCCGGCAAAGGTCATTGCAATGATCTATCCCCATCACGATGAAATTTTCGAAGATTACCCGGGCCTGTCGGCCAAGGCTATATACTCGTTGAATACATCAGTGTAGCGCGCGTGCGGTCCAGAACATCTAAGGGCATCACAGACCTGTTATTGCCTTAAACTTCCGTGGCCTAAACGACCATAGTCCCTCTAAGAAGCTGGCCGCGCAGGGAATCCTCTGCATAGCTAGTTAGCAGGCTGAAGTCTCGTTCATTAACGGAATTAACCAGACAAATCGCTCCACCAACCAAG encodes:
- the LOC113349116 gene encoding E3 ubiquitin-protein ligase WAV3-like, which codes for MMTCVICNGAIEVGDGKPMFTAECSHCFHFLCVVSNAKSGNQNCMICQAKWKVSPLQGANFHPSFNGLPNWMISPLEGANFTDLSHKRVRTNMENYWPENLETFGSSVLDPKSGNLLVIEDPLDPQSQFPSNSSPYIDFQTYPEMSAVQRSIHKENFSVLINLKALVTHIKQDNDDAHMSQSCRAPVDLVTVLDVSGSMRGSKIELLKRSMRFVIENLGPSDRLSIVTFSSYARRILPLRLMTHSGKQHALLVVNSLATGSGTHILNGLRMGASVIDSRKEKNPFCSIMLLSDGKDTSKETAISTKLTTIKVPVHTFGFGSSHDPVLLHSISQTCKGTFSFVEAVRFIQDAFAQCIGGLLSVVLQDVQVHVQCVHPDICLGPLNAGSYSMRLTDMNQTGFIDVGDLYENEERDFLVLLNVPTVGNEDSSTETELVHVGCIYKDPFSKQIKSTAVKKVKIQRPETGEEGFVVVSVEVDREKCRLRATKAMSDSREAAERGDLSGAWSILESCQKELSETTSARAGNQLCAALDSELKEIRSRMQNMQIYESSGRAYVLSGMSSHSGQRATTRGDSDSSGFVHVYQTKSMENMVARSHTTG